The following nucleotide sequence is from Deltaproteobacteria bacterium HGW-Deltaproteobacteria-6.
GCCAACTTTGCATCAGCCTTCAAAGAGCTTGCGATGGATTTTGAGGAAAAAACGGGGGTGAAGGTTGAAACTGCTTATGCGTCGACCGGCAGCCTCTATGATCAGATTAAAAGCGGTGCGCTTTACGATATTTTTTTGTCCGCTGATGAACAGCGGCCGGATCTTCTGCAAAAAGAAGGATGGACGGAAGGTACTTTTATTTACGCACGGGGAAAGGTAATTCTCTGGTCGGCCAGTGAGGCTTTTTGCAAGGCTGCAAAATGGCAGGATGCTCTGAATAGTGACAAGATTAAAAAGATTGCTATCGCTGATTACCTGCTTGATCCATACGGCGCCGCGGCTAAAGTAGCACTGCAAAAAGCCGGACGGTGGGATGCTCTGCAAAGCAAACTGGTGAATACGCAGGATGTTGTCCAGTCTTTTCAATATGCGAACAGGTCTGCGGCAGATGCCGGTTTTTGCGCTCTCTCGGTCACAGCCGACCCTCAAGGGAAAAACGGTTGCTTTTTTATTGTTGCGGAAGCACCGGATATTGTTCAAGCAGCCTGCATGGCAAAAAAAACCGGGAACAAAGTTAACGCTGAATTATTTGTGGCTTACCTGCTTTGTAATGATGCCTTAAATATTAGAAAGAAGTATGGGTATCGTTAAATGGATAATTTTGCATTTTACGAGATACCAGTTCCCGTCACGACTGCGATAACGACAAAGGAGTAAAAATAATTTATGAATATCTGCGCCTATTCTTATGAAGAATATCTCAGCCTGGTGAAGTCTTTTCACGGCCATCTGGCGCCCGGTTTGCTTATCGGCGGTTTTATGGTTGATCTGGCTATGAAAAATTTGCCGGAGGGAGAGTTCTTTGACGCGCTGTGCGAAACACCGGTTTGCCTACCTGACTCGATCCAGATTCTGACGCCCTGTACGGTAGGCAACGGATGGCTCAGTATTGTGAATTTCGGTAAATTTGCTGTGACGCTATACGAAAAATATACCGGCAAAGGTGTGCGGGTTTATCTGGACATGGAGAAGCTGAATGCCTGGCCGGAAATACGGGACTGGTATCTCAAAAAAAAGAAAAAGCACGAACAAAATTCCGATGCTTTGCTGGCGCAAATCAAAGAAGCGGGACACGGGCTCCTGAGTATCCAGCATGTGCAGGTTGAAGCGGAAAAAGTCCGCCGCAAGAAACTTGGACCGGCGGGTGTTTGTCCTGTCTGTGGCGAAGCCTATCCGATCAAGGATGGCGATCAATGCCGCAATTGCCAGGGCGACACTCCTTATCGTGATGTTGTTGCCGTAAAAATGCCGAAGAAAAATGTTTAAAGCGCTGATTGGCAAGTGCGCTGACAAAGATTATTCATTTCTCCTTAATACCCCTTCCCAGAGGGGGCTTAAATTCCCGAAGGAATAATTTCCATATGCTCAAACGGGGTTCTATTCTGAATCGTCTTTATGAAAGGCTTGAGCCGGTTGCAAAAGAACGGCGTATTGCCGATCTGCGTGTGGGCTTGAGTTACGTTGGAGTAAAGCTGGATGATGAGCAATCGGGACTGGCCGCGGTGCTGACGGACATCACACCCGGAGGCTGTAAGATTTTGTCAGACGCCGGACGGTATGCCGGTTTACCTGCATTAAACCTGCTCTTATATGTGAAAGATAGTAAAAACGCTTTACAACGGGCCATCGGGCTGGCTACTGCCAACGCGCTGATCGCACAGCCTGCCGATACGACCGAAGATCGTGAGGCAACGACATATTTCAATCTTAAACCGGGTGAAAAAGTGGTGATGGTCGGCCTTTTTTCACCGCTGGTCGAACGTATCCGCGCCACCGGCGCCATTTTGACTGTGATTGAAAAAAATCCTGAACGCCTGGAATTGCTCTCGCCTGATGATAAGCGACAAGCGCTCCAAGGTTGTGATGTTGCCATTATTACCGCCACTACGGTTCTGAATGATACGTTTGAGGAAACCATCGCTGCTTTGAACAAGCCACGCGTCGTAGCGTTGATGGGGCCATCGACACCGCTTCTGCCGGATATTTTTCGCGACACGCCTGTTACGCATCTGGGGGGGGCGGTGGTTGCCGATTCCCGACGGGTATTGCAGATTATCTCCGAAGGTGGAGGCACGCCGGCACTCCGGCGTTATCTGCGCTTTGTGAATCTGATTTTAAACTGAAAAATCCAAAAAGAATTAAATCCAGATGCGCCGGTTATTGCGGCTCTTCATCACCCTTCAAGCAGCATATTCATGTTTGCAGGTGGAAGAAGAAAAGAAGGCGGGCCACAATATGACCCGCCTTTCCGCTGGTGGTTAGAAATTTAGTTAACTTTTGCAACCGTTCCGCCTGGCGTTCGAGATGCAATCAGTATTGTCTAGTGTTCTTCAGGTGGTTTTCCAACAGCTTTGCCATTAGCGGTGGTTCCCCTCCTTTGCCGATTATTCCTGGTGTTTAAAAAGTCCTTTTTCTTGATCAGGCAACCGGTTCCTGCCCTTTTCCTTTGGTGATTTTTTAGCACTTAATAACGGATAAATCAAGAAAAAAATCAATATATGGTGTTTTTCTTTAAAGGTAACACAATGGGTAGTGTTGAAAATGTAAGAAAAGGATGATTAGAAATTAATAGTTCTTCTCCCGCGCAAGGTCTATCAGCAAATCAAAACAGTTTGGATGATATGAATTCGGTCAGATGGCCATGGTTGACAAGAATGATTCACGGAATTAAGTTAAAACAAATGCTTTGAAAAATTAGTGAATTCTTATTTTCTATCGGTGTTTTATGAAAAAGGCTCCCTTGAAATTTCCCATGTAAGGCCTCCCGGATGGTTGTTGTCCCGGAGGTTGAGTATCTTCTGCATATGGAAAGACCGTGATGCAGAATCGCATCGGAGCCGTAAATATTAATAAAAGTGGATCTTTAAATAATCATTTGCGGTTGTCGAAAGGGATGATGTATCAGCGCAAGAAAGGAGGGTTGCTATGTCGAAACTGAATTTGACGCCAGAGGAGGAAGCCAAGATTTTGGAGATCCTTGAAAGATACCTTCCGGAGTTGGAAAATGAAACGGTCCACACGGACAACAAGGAACTCCGCATGTTCTTTAAAGAGCGACAGGCATTCATGCAGGATTTAATGCGGCGTCTGAAAAGTTGAATCCAGACAGATTATTTTTCGGCTTGTTGCATTCCCGCATGCCTGAGGACACATTTTTTCCGTTACGCCTGACGGACAGGGTGATACTGTCCCCTGTTTTCAGGCGTAGTTTTTTTAACAACATCAGTTGCTGTTTGCAGGACTTCCAGGCAGAAGCGCATTCGATGAATAGATCATCCGGATTCACAGCCAGCAGGTTTTTAACGATGATTTTGTAAATGAAGGATTGTTTATTTTAATATTTCCGGTAAAAAACATTCCTGACGATAATGATTGACAAATCCGCTTCTTAGTAATAACATCGCCCAACTTTTTAAACAAAAAATATAGCGCATACGGCGCTTTTTTTACTTTTTAGGGTCATAATTTTTCAGGAGTTTTACGGATACGTGAATAAAGATATCACGAAGAAGAAAGCATTGGAAATCATTAGAAATTTCCCATGCGCCGGCGTGCTGGTGGTCGGAGACGTCATGGTCGATCATTTCATCTGGGGTAAGGTAGCGCGGATTTCTCCTGAAGCACCTGTGCCGGTGGTCGATGTTCAAAAAGACTCTGTGATGATGGGCGGCTGCGCTAATGTCCTCAATACGATTTATGCCATGGGCGGCAGAGTTTTTGTTGCCGGTGTGATTGGGGCCGATGATATCGGCCGCGGGCTGTTGTCGCAATTAAAAGAGCGGGATATTGATACAGCCGGCATCATAATCGAGAAGGGAAGGCCGACAACGCTGAAGACGAGAATTGTTGCGCACGGACAGCAGGTTGTTCGGTTTGATAAGGAAAGCCGGATGCCAATTCCGAAAAGAAGTGTCGCTAAAATTCTCGATTATGTAAAATCTCTGCGCGATAAGATTGGCACCATCGTGATTTCCGATTACAGCAAAGGTGTTGTATCCAGAGAATTGATCAATGGCATAAAAAGCATTGCCGCAGATACAAAAATGTATTTGTGCGTTGATCCGAAGCAAAGTGATTTTTCGGTTTACGCTGGCGCCCATGTCATCACGCCCAATCACCATGAGGCCCAGCGCGCAGCCGGGATGGAAATTGCCAATGGAGATGATCTGCTGAAGTTGGGAGAGACGCTGCTCACAAGATTTGACTTTCAGGCTCTGCTGGTGACGCGGGGCGAAGAAGGTATGAGTCTTTTTGAAAGGGGTCGTAAGATTGTCCACACGCACTTTCCAGCGCAGGCGAAGGAAATTTACGACGTGACGGGGGCCGGAGATACCGTCATCGGTGTGCTGGCCCTGGCGCTGGCCGCACAAGCGAATCTGAAAGAGGCAACGTCTCTGGCTAATCACGCCGCTGGTATTGTGGTGGGCAAGGTAGGGACGTCCACGGTTTCACGGGAAGAATTGATCAGTGTATTATGAGTAAACCGATGCAGACGCTGCCGGTCAAGCTGGTCTTCAGTGTTTTTGCCCCGGCGCCCGAAATACTAAACGATACCATTAAAAAGTTGTCCGTTCTTTACGGCCAGCCGGATTACGTCAGTGAACAGATGCCCTTTGATTATACGGATTATTATCACCCGGAAATGGGTGGGGAGCTTGTCCGGCGCTTTCTGTCGATGGAAAAATTAATCCGGCCGGAAACATTACCGGACATCAAGCTTACGACGAATGAAATCGAAAAAGAATCGGCAGTTGATGGTCGCAGGCTTGTAAACATTGATCCCGGTTATCTGTCCCAGGCTCATCTGATTCTGGCTACCGGGAAGGGTTATACGCACCGTCCATATTTACGCGACGGAATTTACGCGGATTTAACCCTTATTTATCAGGGAAAAAAGTTTTGTGCTTTGCCCTGGACGTATCCTGATTATGCGGATGAAAAACAACTGACGATGCTCATGGCTATCCGGTCGCGATATTTGTTGCAGTTAGGGGCCGTTAAGAAATAACGGTTACATTTTTAGCCGTTTCGTTACGGCCCCTTATGCCGGTTATAATGTTAAAATGTGACAGTTATTATTGAACAACGGCTCAAAAATGGCTGAGGCAATATAGAAAGAAATAATTTCGCAAAAAAAGGTTTGAAGATGATTAAAAGCATGACTGGTTATGGCCGGGTGGAGGCGCTCTGTGATGGACGGAATATTGTCGTCGAG
It contains:
- the modA gene encoding molybdate ABC transporter substrate-binding protein, with the protein product MKYYRLSVAFILVMLLMSFTALAQEKISVAVAANFASAFKELAMDFEEKTGVKVETAYASTGSLYDQIKSGALYDIFLSADEQRPDLLQKEGWTEGTFIYARGKVILWSASEAFCKAAKWQDALNSDKIKKIAIADYLLDPYGAAAKVALQKAGRWDALQSKLVNTQDVVQSFQYANRSAADAGFCALSVTADPQGKNGCFFIVAEAPDIVQAACMAKKTGNKVNAELFVAYLLCNDALNIRKKYGYR
- a CDS encoding tRNA CCA-pyrophosphorylase; amino-acid sequence: MNICAYSYEEYLSLVKSFHGHLAPGLLIGGFMVDLAMKNLPEGEFFDALCETPVCLPDSIQILTPCTVGNGWLSIVNFGKFAVTLYEKYTGKGVRVYLDMEKLNAWPEIRDWYLKKKKKHEQNSDALLAQIKEAGHGLLSIQHVQVEAEKVRRKKLGPAGVCPVCGEAYPIKDGDQCRNCQGDTPYRDVVAVKMPKKNV
- the rfaE1 gene encoding D-glycero-beta-D-manno-heptose-7-phosphate kinase encodes the protein MNKDITKKKALEIIRNFPCAGVLVVGDVMVDHFIWGKVARISPEAPVPVVDVQKDSVMMGGCANVLNTIYAMGGRVFVAGVIGADDIGRGLLSQLKERDIDTAGIIIEKGRPTTLKTRIVAHGQQVVRFDKESRMPIPKRSVAKILDYVKSLRDKIGTIVISDYSKGVVSRELINGIKSIAADTKMYLCVDPKQSDFSVYAGAHVITPNHHEAQRAAGMEIANGDDLLKLGETLLTRFDFQALLVTRGEEGMSLFERGRKIVHTHFPAQAKEIYDVTGAGDTVIGVLALALAAQANLKEATSLANHAAGIVVGKVGTSTVSREELISVL
- a CDS encoding DUF4416 domain-containing protein; translated protein: MSKPMQTLPVKLVFSVFAPAPEILNDTIKKLSVLYGQPDYVSEQMPFDYTDYYHPEMGGELVRRFLSMEKLIRPETLPDIKLTTNEIEKESAVDGRRLVNIDPGYLSQAHLILATGKGYTHRPYLRDGIYADLTLIYQGKKFCALPWTYPDYADEKQLTMLMAIRSRYLLQLGAVKK